In Mustela lutreola isolate mMusLut2 chromosome 4, mMusLut2.pri, whole genome shotgun sequence, the genomic stretch GTGCTGGGTGTGGAGGTACTTTGGGCCAGAAGGAGGCCTGAGTGAAAGGAGACTCACATCGAGCCCTCGCTTTGTGTCAGGCATTCCGAACAGAGTGGCTCATGGGATCCTAACGATGCTGGGAGAGTGGTGAGCCCCTGTTCTGCAGGTGAGCAAACAGGTTCAGAGGGCGACGCCCCCGGTCACAGAGCTGGAACTGGAGCTGGAGCTTGCGGTCTGTCAAATTCTAGGACCGTGCTTACTCTACCCTAGAACTAAGAATTCTTCTCTCAAAGCCTAGAAGCAGGTGCGGGGCGGCTGGCCTGGCTAGAAAGAGCAGCCCCTCCCTGTGGAAGGGCCCTTGGCTCAGTTCAGGCATCAAGGGGGAAATCTGCCATCAGAGGCCACTGGGGCCCAGAATCTGGTCCTAGCTCCCTACCAGTTGGCTTCCTGTCCCTTCCCTATTCTGAGCCTCAAGGAGAATGCCCCCAAGCTTCCTTCCTGCAATCAACAGCCAGAGTCCAAAATACCCATTTCTCAAACCCCGCTGCACCCAGGGCCGCGCCTAGGGCTTCCGCCAGTGGCCGTAATGAGAGGTTCCAGAAGAGCAGCCAGCTCAGTGCGGACACATTCATTTGGAAAATCACCACCCAGCTCGGAAACAAGTTTCTCAAGTGGCGGCGAGCGGCTCCTCCCCACCTTGGTCCAGGTGCCACAGGGCAGAGCAGCTCAGAAACCCAGAAGAGCCAGAAGCCACAGCAGGAAATCCAGCCCCCGCCACCCTTTGTGTGGTGCCCTGGAAGCACGGTTTCTGGCTTTCCAAAGTGACCTGGTGAGCTTGCAAAGGACAGCTTCACCTCCAGGAAAATGCATTTCAATTACTGAACACAAAAGCTTCCGAACATCAAGGCTATGTTTTAAAAGGCCCTTTGACTTTTATATGTGATGGCTCACAATGACTAGAGCTGTCATAACACTATAAATCCACGTCATCGGTAGAGGCTTTAGCTCCTATGGACCTCTGAATCCTGTAACAAGCTCCTTTTGAGCCCAGCAAGGTTATACAAGACGGACGTGTAGCTGCAGACAGGCCAAACCGCCGGAAATGACCCTTCCCCAGTGGCAGCCCCCCTCTTTCTGCGGGGGCTCTCACTATTTCATTTAGGGACCATGGCTGTGTCTTCCCTTTGCTTAATTGCCAGGATgcttataaatacatacatttgaaATTAGAAAGGTACCATTTTTATTATACACCGACCATATGCCAGGCACCATAGCGGATGCTTTGGAAACATTCCAAGCGTACCCTAATTCCAACCCTAATACagagtgtttttggttttttggggggttttcccattttacagttatGAAGCCGTTCATCCAAGGCTGCTGAGCCAGTAAGATACTGGTGGGGTATGAACGGGTCTGTCTTACTCTACTGTCTCCTGGTTGGGGAGAATTTTGCTCCAAgtcatgggggtgcctgagcTCTGCTGGGCTCTGCCACAGCCCAACACTTctcaaaaagaagtttaaaataatCTAAACTAAGTAATACAAATGCAAACCCAGAAGGATCTTGGTGGAGAGGGGGATCTGTTGTCCTGGTTTTATCTACTAAGAGACCTATGCTTGaatccttccccccaacccctttccTTAATTTACTCAGCTGTGACCATCCTCGAAACCTTATTCTTAAACTCGAAAACACGGTGTCACAGCTGGTAATTTtagaaggaggagaggagagagggaagaagtggAGAGCGAGCGTGGGAGGAAGGTTAAGGATGACTCTAGCGCGGCTCTCAGGCCCGGCGGGGACTTCCTCGGCACAACACCCCGcacctccctctgttctctccctctcctgacctCCTCCAACTTTTCAAGCCAGCTGTCCTTCATGGTTTAGCTTAGGTCTGCACTAGGACCCCAAGTATCTGGAAATAATTTAGTCCTCTCAAAATGCACTACGCATTGGAAAGGATAGCTTTCCAACCATCTccccaaatggaaaagaaaaagaccactGTAAACAAATATTCAGCAAAAGCAAGCTTGCGGATATCCAAGACAGGTCCGGCACTACAGCCCTCACCATCCATGGTGTGGCATCAGAATATTCAAGTCTAGATTTTCCATTCACAAGGAAGAGAGTCATATATGTACAAAGTTGAAATCTACTCAAGTACTTTCTGTAGaacaatctaaaaataaattgagGCCGCCTGCAGGCCCCCGGCTCTTCCAGAGGCAGAGACCACACAGTGGTAGAAATCAACACCTGCTTCCCAGAACTGGGCGCGCATATACCCGTCAGGTGTGGGGGACGACAAAGCCACAGGATACCCAGAGCGTATCCACCAGAAGTGCCAAGTGGGCTTCAAAATTGGGGAAATAAAGCAGTAAACGTACTTGTGCTCCTAAACATCTTACATGTATATGAGATTGGGTTCTCATACTATCCTGTCACCGAGGTAGAAAAGAGACATTTCTAAGATACTGAACCTGATCCATGGTATCAGCTCTATTCAGGTCAACAGAATCTTCAAAattcaataaattcaacaaatgcACGTCACCTGATAACCAAGAAGAGACTAGaaactttggttttggtttgttttgctctTCCTGGGGCAACTCCATACAATATAGTATGGTACGCAACGAAAGATATTCATAAGGTTTTATAATAAAACACCATCTCACAAACTTCCAATTGAAGCAAATCACTGTGAGCTACCCAGGAGGGGTAAGAAAGAATTCACTCCCCTCAGTCATTAAGATATTTTCCCAGACGAAGAATTCAGCACGAGGAAAGGAAGCAGCCGGGTTGGAACCTTGCCTCGAGGAGAACAGTCTCCACAGGAGGGGACATGGCGGCCATTCAGGTCACAGCACGAGAACAGGCCACACCACAGAAAGGTACCGGGGAACAGCCAGTCAGCTCTAGAATGTGCCAGAATTGTGCTGGAACCGATGATCTCAGCCCTCGCAGCAATCCCATGAAGCAGGGACAGTTGTcctccccattctacagatgggaaaactgaggttaCAGATGTAATTAACGGGCAGAGCTGTGGTGTGAATCTGGGGCCCCTGCTTTGAAATTTATCCCCACCCAGCTCTTGGCAGCGTCTACCCGTTGTGTGGCCTCTTAACTGACCCCAGGCCACTGCTGAATTTCACCTTCACAGACAACACCTGCTCTTCCCCAGGATGTGTGCCCCCTGGCCTGGGCTGAACTCTCTCTGAGGCCCGCCCAGGTCCACTACACAGCTCCCTTGTGGCCGAAGGATTCACCAGAGGGCCTAAGCCTCCTCCCTGCAAGGCCAGAAGTGTTTCCAACGTTTATGTTTAACTTGTAGGAATAAGGGTGCTAGGCAGAGAGATGTGGGCATTTGGGGCCCCCATGGGAAGGCTTGGACCTCATTGTTGACAGGTGTCAGAGCTCTGGGAGGGGCGGTGGTGTCCAGTCGAGCAGCCCCTCACCACTTGTGGCTATTGACTACTTGGAATGTGACTGATCCAAATCATGCACCACGGCTATAAAATACACACCAGCTTTCAAAGACTTCGTATGAAAACAAGAAGGTAGAATTTCAAATTAATCATCTTTATATCAATTACTCATTAAAATCTTAATATTTGTGATATACTGGGTGGAATAGAATATGttattgaaattaatattacCCGTTCCTGTTTAGTTTTGAGTGTGGCTTGTAGAAAACTTCAGCTCACATACGCGGCTCGCGTCCTATTTCTGTTGGACGGAGCTGGTCTCTATCTTCGGGGAGACCTCTGATGGTCTACCGAGCCTAAGTTGGAATCTGTGGCCACTTATTTGCCCGGATGTCGCTGCCCCCGTAATTCCTCCAGAGGGAGGGGAGTTGAAGGTCACCCCACTTggcaggctggggcagagggtcCATTCAGAATTCTTTCTGGAAATCCTCAGCCAGTGCGACGGGGGCAGGCATTTTTCCCAAGAGCCCAAAGGACAGGAAAGGCCAGCCCTCCTCTGTCAAGGACCAGGGCAGTGAATGTTCTGGAGCCAAATGATCTAACCAGAAGTCGACTGTGAGTCACACATGCAAACCACAAATGCCAAagtcacatatgtaattttaaaagttttggtaGCCACATTAGAAATAGGGGAAAGAAACATGTGAATcagaatttaataatatattctcaCCCAATATacctgaaatattattttaacatgtaCCAGCATAAAAACTATGAATGAtgtgttttatgttcttttttttttttttttccatacgaAGTCTTCACCCCCCGGGATGTATTTTGCACTCACAGCACCCTAGCAGGAGACGAGTGGCTGCCAAATTGAGAGAGTCTAAGAGTCTACCCCTTAGCAGACCCTCCTGCATCAGGGCGAAGGGAACCCACCAAAATGTCCGCTGCTCAATGAAGTGCTAAGTCAGACACCTTCAGCCACGAAGACAGGCTTGCAGAGTTCTGatggcaaagggaaagagcaCTGTGCAGATATTTAAACAGAGAAAACAGTGGCTGAAAATACACATCATAAATACCAGTCATCATTAGGTGGTGAGGTTGTGGCCTTTTCTCTCGTTCCttatacttttctatttcttacagAGTTCtaataataatttagaaattatgatttaaaatgtttaagcaggggcgcctgggtggctcagtgggttaagcctttgccttcggctcagggtcctgagattaagcctggcatccggctctctgctcagcagggagcctgcttcccttcctctctctctctctgactgcctctcagcctacttgtgatctctctctctctgtcaaataagtaaataaaatctttaaaaaaaaaaaaaaaaagatttcctaaaacaaacaaacaaacaaataaataaataaaacgttcaAGCAATTAGAACGGTCAGCCCTGAACCGTTTCTTGAACGACTATACATACGTCTGGCCCCAAGTACTCCAAGAAGGGGTAACACCTCCAGGGACGTTGGGAGGGGGGTTCATATCTTAtcggggggagggagaggatttTCCTATGAGATATTTGTCCTGGGTGAACTGGGAGCATCACAGAGACAGACCAGCAAGGGCCGTGGGAGGACTCTGGTGCTACATCAGCAACAGAGACAAGTGTCCCTGTCCCTTACTCCTGCCCCTGCCTGGCCAGCACGCGCCTGCATCTCGCTGGCCCAGAGTTACAGGAGGCGCCCTGGtcagggcagagaggcagccgggggtggggggaagcgcTCAGACTCGAAAAACAGGTGATCGCACATTCTTTCCGCGTGCACACACTATGAATCAAATCGTTTCTAACGTGCCTACAGCTGTTCAGTAGGATACACTGGGCTGCCCCAGGTACTCATTTAAAGTCCAGCCCTGCTctactcacatacacacacacacacgcatacacacacacacacacacacacgcacgcacacacactcactcacacacacacacgcacagagcaCCAGAACAGCCAGATGTCTAACTAAGGATATTCACAATATCTCCCTTTCCCGTCTCAGCAGCTGCTTTTCTACAATCCTCGGTGGCATTTCACTTGGGAGAGACGTGGGAGGCATACTTCACACACGTGTGAGGGTCCGGCGTTCACGGTTACGTCTGTCGTTTGTCCCCTGTTCTCGAGATCTCTCTGGAGTGTGGCTGGGGTTGGTGAGACGACATTCCTGCTCCAGAGACTCAATCAGGGCTGAACCCATTTGCCTCAAATTCGTGCTTGCCTAGCGCTGGGGGTTAGCATGTGATGTCCAaggggtacagggtttctttggggggagggggatgacaAGGTTCTAAAGTTGATAGTAGGGATGTTTGCTCAACTCTGAGAAGCCATGGAATTGTACAGTTTAAATGAATGAActatatggtatgtgaattacatctcaataaggctgtttggttttgttttaaggtaATAAGCTCAGACGTGAAATTCACTCCATCCCGAGGATAACAGTGGAGCTTTCTGTCACCTTGGGCACTGCTTTCCCTGTATAAAGAATGGGAAAGGCTCTTTGCTCCTTGCTTATGTAAAGACTCGTGTGTGAACAGaactctcctctgcctctcctcgtGTCTTCCGAAGAAGGCCTCATAGTTCTGCAAAGGCTGACCCCTTTTCACTGACCTTTCTGCTCCTCCCACGCTTCTGGCCGTGTCCGGGATGACCTCGTCTGGGGCATCTGGAGCTTCCTTCTCGGGAATGGAAGTTAAGGTGGATAGGCCAGGCCTGGGGCTGCTTCTGGGACAATACATAGACATAGATGGTAAGAAGGGGATTTCTCTCCACATGTGACTAAAACAGTCCATCTCCCAATTCAAGCTTTAAGGTGCCACTACCCcaaaatgcatagaaaaaaaaaaatcaccttccaGCAGTCAATGGCTTTGGGATGCTCTTGGATCATCGGGGCCTCTCCGTGTAAATAAATCCAGATTCAAAAGCAAAGGGGTCCAGAAAAACCTGTGATTGACTCTGACCTACACCCCTAGAGCGTGGCCAGCTAGTACACACTTCACTCTTTTCAGACAGTTTGAGTGAGATGAACTCAAGAAGGCAGAGCAAACAGGGCTCTGTTTGGGACCAACACACAGCTTCCCACTTCCGCCCAATTCTCTCACCTTTTTCAGAATCTTAGCACATCCAGAAGTTGCAAGCAGGTAAATTTAAACCATTAAGCATAGAAAACCTATCTTTTTAAAGCACCACCCATCTATTTGATTGACTCTTAAAAACTGGGATTCACTTTTGACACTGGCCCCACATCCCCCTGGAAGTTTGTTATTTTCTGTACCTTTCGGCCTGGAGCACTCCCGGAGCCAGGGTTTGGGGTCTCGGGTCCCGATCCTTGTCAGGTTCCGGCGGTGAAGAGACGTGCACCTTCCCGCCCCCAACAGGAGTTGGGGGCTGGGGCCCGGGCTGCTCCTTAGCCGGCAGGTGCCCGGCCGGGCTGGCCCCCGGCAGAGTGGCGGCATCCTCCGAGCCTGGGGCCCCAACAGAGCAGCCTGCGTCCCCGTGAGCAGCACCAGAGAACATCCTTGTTGTACCTGTCTCGGGCAGGTCCCCAGCCACACGTGTCGCGGTCTCAGCTGTGCTCGAAGTGACGTCACCGTCTGCTTCCCCAGCAGCTCCTGCCCCCAAGCCAGGCTCCAGGGGCGTGGCTGTTACTTCTACAGCCTCTGGCTCAGGAGCACCCGGCTCACCCAGGGCACCACCTCCACACCTCTGCTCACTCCCAGGGGCGGCAGGGGTCCCGGATGCACAGACGGCCTCGGCCACAGTTGAAACCCCACTGTGGGGAGAAGATGCTCCCAGGACAGAGGTGAACAATGGCACGTCACTCGGACCCCTTGTGTGAGCACAGCCCCAGGCACCATCCTCCCCGGGTTGACCGTCCTGGGAGTATATTCCAGGAGGAATTCTGCCTTCTGGAACTGAGGCCCCTTCTTGGTGGCTCTGGGGCTCCCCCTGGAAGTCCGCAGCTTTTCCCCCAGGAGTCTCCAGAACGGCGGTGGGCAGGGAAGCACCTGAGGCTCGTTCTCGCGGGACCCCAGCCTGCTGGGAGGGGGCCTGGCCTGCACGCCCCGGCCCGGCCTCCCCAGCCCCATCTGGCTTCTCACCGTCCTGCACCATCGGTGGGACAATGGTCATTTCCTTTCCCACACCGGCACCTGGCAGGCTCGGCTCAGAGGCTGGCGCTGCCGAGCCCGGCAGCCTTTCCGGAGCAGGATCCTGGGGGACCAGAGAGGGGAGCTGAGCCTCTGTAGGCAActcttgcttcttttcctttgtgtCCACCCCGAGTCCAGAAGGAACGGCAAGGAGAGGGGCGATGGCCGCTCCTTGAGCCCCACCGGGAGTCTTCTCTGGGCATGGCCCGGTGAGGTCCTCGCCCTTCAGGCTCCCCTCGGCTCCTGCCTTTTCTCCCGCTGTGCTCTGGGGCCGATCGGTGGTCAGGACTCTGAGCACAGACTTCTCAAAGATCTTGGTGATGTGCTCCCTGAAGTCAGGGAACCCCGTGATCATGCCGATCTGCTTGGAGCTTGCTTCCACACCGCCTGACGCACCTCTCCGTGGATCTTCGGGAGGGTCTACCATCCCCTCTCCACTGCCCTCCGGCTCCCTTGCTGCCCCACCTGCCAACCTCTCCTTGCTGATGGGGTGCACTGGCATCCCGCCAGGCCGGGTGTCTGCACCCGGAGctcttgcctcctcctcctcccctgtcaTCTGCTTACTCTCCATCAGAAGGGGCGCCCTGTCCAGGTAGGGGATGGAGCCCGCGGGTCCCTCAACATTTCCAGCTTTGGGGCTTCCACTGCCCGCTTGCACCACAGAGACCTCCACACTGGCTGCTCCTGGTTGTGAGGGAGAGGTGAGCAAGCCGGCAGAAAGCTTCATGGAGGTGGCTTGTCTCGAGGCCAGAAGGGGCTCTTCAATGGGACGAGGGCCTGCGCCTTTCCCAGCAGCACCATCGATGTGCAGGTAAGGAGTGTCTGGAGCGGCCTCTTCTGGTGGCCCAGGTGGCAAGGGTCTCTTTGGGTCGGGGACAGCCTGGGCTGCAGAAATATCCACCTTGCTCCCGGGCATCCCCCCCACTTCTTCGGCTGGCAGCCAGGCATCCTGGCAGCTGGCTGAGAGCTGCACTGCTCGGCTTGGCTCACTCGGGGCAAAAGTAGAATCTTCCTTCCCAGGGGAGGCGCGCTGCTCAGTGTGGAGGGAGCCGCCACTCAGAGCAACTTCTGTGGGCCCCTCCAGAGCCCGCTGCACCCCCAGCTCCCCTCGCTCAGCATTCCCACCAGTCTCGGCAGCCCCACAGTCCGCACCTTGATCCTTGGCCACTGGGAAACTTCCCAGGAGCTTCGGGGCCTCGGCATCCGAGGCGGTGGGGAGCTCCATTTCCTTCTGCAGGGCCGGCACAGGTTGCTGCCCGCCTCCCTGCGTTTCCCCACACGCCTCTGTGTCTGGGGCATCCTGGCTGGGTGTGACTCTAAGGCTGGCGGGCGCCGGGGCTGGCGGGCCCTGAGCTGCATCCAGGAGGGCGACTGAGTCAGGCCCACAAGGTGGGGTCACCTCTGTGTTCCCACTTGCCTTCTCTGTCTTACCCAACCCCTGGAGCGGGGGCTGAGCGTCAGTGGCTTGAGAAAGTTCTGCATCCCTGAGACATGCTTCTTCATGCCGGCCGCCGGCTTGCGACACACCTGCCCATTCCTGCTGGGGCTTGTTGGGCCCCTGCTGTGCACAGCGACTCTCCTCTCCGCTCAGGTGACCTTCGAGAGGAGAGTCCTTGGAGGCATCTGCAGCAGGTGGCGAGACTCCGGAAGGCAGGCCGCCACGGCACGCTCCCTCCCGCTCATCCTGCCCTGGCTCTGACGACGCCGGTCCTACTGTTGCTGACAGCTCTGGTGCTTCTGTCGCTGCACTCCCCGGAACCACACCCCTGGGAGCCAAACCTGGAGCAGCAGCCAGACCGCCTTCGGGGAGCTCCCCTTGAAGGTCCAGTCCGGAAACTTGTTCCTCTCTGCCATGGATGGACAAGCACACGTCCTCCAGAGGTCCCACAGGGAGGAGGGTTGGAGAAGCATCTGTGTCCAGGTTCTTAAAGCCTCGACTGCCTGCATAAGTCTCTTGCTCATTTTCACACTGCTGGGGCTTCTCCCTGAGCATGTCAGACACGGATGCTTCTGGTTCTGATTGCAATGGCTGGAGAAGGTTCTCAGAAGATACTCGGGGCCCCTCAGAAGCAGCTACTTGTGGCCAGCTGTCACAGGACGGGTTTCCCTGCTGATCTCGCTCCTGGCTGAGCACTGAAAGCCCACCATCCACTGCCAGATTCTCCCCCTCGAGGGGATGTGGCCCATCAGCATGGACTTCCTGACCAGCTGCCTCACGTCCCAGCCCACAAGGTTGGCCTGAGGGTGTCAGCAAGCCCTCCCCGGCACAGCTGCTGGGCCTCCATGCCGACGGGCAGCTCCTCATCTTTGTGTCAGATGGGCTCTCCGCCTCCTGGGCTTTGGGGATGACCTCTGCCGCAGAAGTTAACAGGAAGTCTGATTTCTCCGATTCTAAAGCAGGAAGAGCGTCCATTCTTTCCAATCCCCCCACATCCCGAAGGGGGTCGGGACACTGGGTCTGCAATCCCAGCACCTCCCAGACAGCTTCTTTGGGAAGAATGTGTTCACCAGTTCCATCCGGCCCGGGGGGCAGGGCGAGCTCCTTCTCTGGTCGCTTGGGCAGTGAGCCAGAGGCCTGGACCACATGGGCTTCCCCCATCATCCCACAGGTCACCGAGCTCCTCACTGCATCTGCGGGTGGAGAGCCAGACCTATTGGTGTGCCCGGGACCCTCCCTCCTGGGTGGCTGTGCTGAATCGGTGCTGGGATGCACGTTGCTCTCCACATCAGGGCTTAGCTTCGAAACCTCGTCTTTTTCTACCTCTGGGCTGGGCTTGCAGCCTAAGGCCCCGGGTTGCTCCTCCCATGGCTTCTCAGGATCTCTACCATCAAGTGGCTCTGGGACTTCTTCCTGTCCCCTAGAGTTGGCCCTGGGTAGTCTGCTCTCCTCCTCAGCTATAGCTGGGCTTTCAGGGGCCATGGCTTCATCCTTTGGCCCTAGTGTGCTTCTCGCCTTTTCATCTGATACACTGGTTGGGCCGGGGGGCAGTACTCCTTGTTGGACTTTCTGGTCCCTCACTGAGACCTCTCCACTGTCCTCCTGGGGCAAAGGggcagtgccttctccacagttCCCTCCTAGACCCTCTCCCTCACTTCTGAGATCAGATTTGAGCTTCTCCCGTCCTGCCAACCCTGCATCTGCTAACTTTTTGGCCAGATTCGTAAGAACTGGCATCTCTGCCCCGGAAACCATCTCCTCGGTCAACCAGCTGGATTCTTCTGCAGCGGCAGAGGCCTGAGCAGTTGGTGATGCAGCGGAGCCCGAAGCTGGATGCTTGTCCTCCGTTGGTGCAGGTggggcaggctctgtgctcgtgAGCAAAGCCCCTCGGGGCTGGCTGtctgctgctgcagggttggctGCACCGGGCTCACTTCCTGGGCCCCCTGCCTGCAAGTGACCCCGAGCATCGCAGGCCTCCCCGTTCTCCTTCCCAGAGCCCCTGGCTCCAGGCACCGGAGTGCAGCTCTGTGAATCCCAGGGCGGCTCGACGTGTGCCAGAAGTGCTCCCATTTGCTGCTGGCAGTTTTCCCGGGAACTTGTGTCATCTTCCTGGGCAGCCCCTGCAGGGCTCCTCATGGGATGGCAGGCCCCGGGCAATCCTGAGCCATCAGCAGAAGCCCGAGGTGGCACCTCCCCTTGGCATTTGTCCCTGTCCAAGGCTCTGGGGGCTGGCTCTGGTAGAGTCAGGGTCTCGGGCTTTGTGGGAGACTCCTCTGGACCAGGTGAGCCTGCCTTGCCTGGCTGAGTGGCAGCAGGGGCTTCCAGGGCCTGTGGCACAGAGGCCGGCCCCTGCCTGGCCTCTGCTAGGGGCTGGCCACCTGCAGCCTCATTCCCTTGGGACTTGAAATCACCAGGGTGGCCATCTTCTCCAGGTTGTCCTTTCATCAGCTCTTGATGAGGTGCTGGTGAAACCCCCACGGACCGGTCAGTGCAGCTAGAGGAAGACCATGTGTGCCCAGCACTGGGGACAACAGCACCCACGCTGCACTGAGTAGAACTGCCCCCCTCAGGGACAGATGCTGTTGGGGCCTCCCCACAGGCATCTGGGGACAGTTCCGGCCTGGGGTGTTGAACGAGCGGCCAGTCTTTAGGTTCTGCTACTGGGCTCGCCAAGCAAGAGTCCGGAGAGCCCTCAGCAAAGGGCATGGAGGCAGAAGGGCACTCCTGCTCCCAGGGCACTCGTGAGCAGGCCGGCGGAGAACCTTCCAGGCCCCTGGCCTCCTGGGGGCTTTTGCTTGGCTCAGTCACCTCCCGGGACACGATGCATGGGTCCAGGCTGGCAGTACCCTCAGAAGCAGAGCAGGAGCCTCGGTGC encodes the following:
- the TACC2 gene encoding transforming acidic coiled-coil-containing protein 2 isoform X6 → MGNETSTSGSQQENSNLPDVVLWPPKPQPVQKTSPAQSPGSVQPPGRGQNVKGDPENSGSAGHGDLHSTGHRGSCSASEGTASLDPCIVSREVTEPSKSPQEARGLEGSPPACSRVPWEQECPSASMPFAEGSPDSCLASPVAEPKDWPLVQHPRPELSPDACGEAPTASVPEGGSSTQCSVGAVVPSAGHTWSSSSCTDRSVGVSPAPHQELMKGQPGEDGHPGDFKSQGNEAAGGQPLAEARQGPASVPQALEAPAATQPGKAGSPGPEESPTKPETLTLPEPAPRALDRDKCQGEVPPRASADGSGLPGACHPMRSPAGAAQEDDTSSRENCQQQMGALLAHVEPPWDSQSCTPVPGARGSGKENGEACDARGHLQAGGPGSEPGAANPAAADSQPRGALLTSTEPAPPAPTEDKHPASGSAASPTAQASAAAEESSWLTEEMVSGAEMPVLTNLAKKLADAGLAGREKLKSDLRSEGEGLGGNCGEGTAPLPQEDSGEVSVRDQKVQQGVLPPGPTSVSDEKARSTLGPKDEAMAPESPAIAEEESRLPRANSRGQEEVPEPLDGRDPEKPWEEQPGALGCKPSPEVEKDEVSKLSPDVESNVHPSTDSAQPPRREGPGHTNRSGSPPADAVRSSVTCGMMGEAHVVQASGSLPKRPEKELALPPGPDGTGEHILPKEAVWEVLGLQTQCPDPLRDVGGLERMDALPALESEKSDFLLTSAAEVIPKAQEAESPSDTKMRSCPSAWRPSSCAGEGLLTPSGQPCGLGREAAGQEVHADGPHPLEGENLAVDGGLSVLSQERDQQGNPSCDSWPQVAASEGPRVSSENLLQPLQSEPEASVSDMLREKPQQCENEQETYAGSRGFKNLDTDASPTLLPVGPLEDVCLSIHGREEQVSGLDLQGELPEGGLAAAPGLAPRGVVPGSAATEAPELSATVGPASSEPGQDEREGACRGGLPSGVSPPAADASKDSPLEGHLSGEESRCAQQGPNKPQQEWAGVSQAGGRHEEACLRDAELSQATDAQPPLQGLGKTEKASGNTEVTPPCGPDSVALLDAAQGPPAPAPASLRVTPSQDAPDTEACGETQGGGQQPVPALQKEMELPTASDAEAPKLLGSFPVAKDQGADCGAAETGGNAERGELGVQRALEGPTEVALSGGSLHTEQRASPGKEDSTFAPSEPSRAVQLSASCQDAWLPAEEVGGMPGSKVDISAAQAVPDPKRPLPPGPPEEAAPDTPYLHIDGAAGKGAGPRPIEEPLLASRQATSMKLSAGLLTSPSQPGAASVEVSVVQAGSGSPKAGNVEGPAGSIPYLDRAPLLMESKQMTGEEEEARAPGADTRPGGMPVHPISKERLAGGAAREPEGSGEGMVDPPEDPRRGASGGVEASSKQIGMITGFPDFREHITKIFEKSVLRVLTTDRPQSTAGEKAGAEGSLKGEDLTGPCPEKTPGGAQGAAIAPLLAVPSGLGVDTKEKKQELPTEAQLPSLVPQDPAPERLPGSAAPASEPSLPGAGVGKEMTIVPPMVQDGEKPDGAGEAGPGRAGQAPSQQAGVPRERASGASLPTAVLETPGGKAADFQGEPQSHQEGASVPEGRIPPGIYSQDGQPGEDGAWGCAHTRGPSDVPLFTSVLGASSPHSGVSTVAEAVCASGTPAAPGSEQRCGGGALGEPGAPEPEAVEVTATPLEPGLGAGAAGEADGDVTSSTAETATRVAGDLPETGTTRMFSGAAHGDAGCSVGAPGSEDAATLPGASPAGHLPAKEQPGPQPPTPVGGGKVHVSSPPEPDKDRDPRPQTLAPGVLQAERSSPRPGLSTLTSIPEKEAPDAPDEVIPDTARSVGGAERSHVADDVIQPAALEDLENPLLAASSHHRDALSRVSRDVTAQRSSDSEEAFETPESTTPVKAPPAPPPPPPEVTPEPEVSAQPPLEEPGNQGCGSEPASVPDGPRSSSVEGSPFRPPSHSFSAVFDEDKPIASSGTYNLDFDSIELVDDFQTLEPRCSDSKSQECKVNTRRKSTDSVPVSKSTLSRSLSLQASDFDGASCSGNPEAVALAPDAYSTGSSSASSTLKRTKKPRPPSLKKKQTTKKPTETPPVKETQQEPVEENTVPSEENQALETKPELAKTEGSVPALLEETPLEPTAVPKAACPLDPEGAEGAVPPSSGSGRVQNSPPVGRKTLPLATAPEAVEVTPSDSGGQEDSPVKGLSVRLEFDYSEDKGSWDSQQENPPPTKKLGKKPVAKMPLRRPKMKKTPEKLDNTPASPTRSPDEPNDIPIAKGTYTFDIDKWDDPNFNPFSSTSKMQESPTLPQQSYNFDPDACDESIDPFKTSSKTPSSPSKSPASFEIPASAIEANGADGDGLNKPAKKKKTPLKTDTFRVKRSPKRSPLSDPPSQDSTPAATPETPVISAVVHATDEEKLAVTNQKWTCVTVDLEADKQDYPQPSDLSTFVNDTKFSSPTEELDYRNSYEIEYMEKIGSSLPQDDDAPKKQALYLMFDTSQESPVKSPPVRTSESPTPCSGSSFEETEALVNAGAKIQHPVPRGLAPNQEPHLQVPEKSSQKELEAMTLGTASDAIEITAPEGSFASADALLSRLAHPASLCGALDYLEPDLAEKNPPVFAQKLQREAAHPTDVSISKTALYSRIGTSEVEKPAGLLFQQPDLDSALRIARAEIITKEREVSEWKDKYEESRREVMEMRKIVAEYEKTIAQMIEDEQREKSVSHQTVQQLVLEKEQALSDLNSVEKSLADLFRRYEKMKEVLEGFRKNEEVLKKCAQEYLSRVKKEEQRYQALKVHAEEKLDRANAEIAQVRGKAQQEQAAYQASLRKEQLRVDALERTLEQKRVTINTDMSPSSRQRTRPGRAVSRGRHVARPRRRGNRVAPALRFLNCSSPWGPQADGRASRGAVGGGKRSSFPRTAPASHTPQEKCFLSQFQRPEVPDQSAFGVCTRGSPLPHSPPPPPFPPPLAEALR